A region of the Plasmodium vivax scf_4932 genomic scaffold, whole genome shotgun sequence genome:
TGATAAGGATGTACTTATGTCTCGCATAACTGAAttagaaaaatgcaaaggttCAGAGAAGCCAACTGTTGCAACAGGACACCTTGACCCCAAAAGTGTTAAAGGCGAAGGAGATCCAGGAGCTccaaaagataaaaaagtttCAGAAGATACAACAAGACCAACAGATTCAGCAGTCGTAGCAAGCTCATCGAGTTCATCAACTACTGTAACAACAACAACTGCAGTAACTGCAACAAAACCAGTAACAACTGCAACAACAGTAACTGCAACGCAACCAACAGTAACAACAACTGCATCAACTGCATCAACTGCATCAACTGCATCAACTACACCAAGTAATGTAACAACAACAAGTACACCATCTACATCCACTAAAACAAGAACAGTAACTACGCTAAGTACAAGTAGTTCAGGAAGTCAAGGAAGTTCATCATTTTGGTCAGGTTTTTCGAGTTTATTTAGTCCATCAAGGCCAAGAACTTCAGAACGAACATCATCTTTAGCGGCATCACAAACTTCGTCAAGTTCAAAAGGTACATTGAGTGCAAGAGTTGTAGAAAGGCCAGTGACTACAACAAGTGCATCAAGTGTAAAAGATTCGACGGTTACAGTA
Encoded here:
- a CDS encoding hypothetical protein (encoded by transcript PVX_049690A) encodes the protein MSRITELEKCKGSEKPTVATGHLDPKSVKGEGDPGAPKDKKVSEDTTRPTDSAVVASSSSSSTTVTTTTAVTATKPVTTATTVTATQPTVTTTASTASTASTASTTPSNVTTTSTPSTSTKTRTVTTLSTSSSGSQGSSSFWSGFSSLFSPSRPRTSERTSSLAASQTSSSSKGTLSARVVERPVTTTSASSVKDSTVTVTTDTRSAAGSISSTGQVGQGGLTRAHAAAAVTEKSLSPPSQGSPGYALNPVSSNNLNIGGDANLATITDVPGSSETLYDKLDSNTIKNIIMAAAVLGIIFFLFYYNRSSRIESSIKPKKRKKKAFEHNYYEEYEKELAKYESENESLDSLEDRYYLTYQPDQDSYY